A part of Augochlora pura isolate Apur16 chromosome 1, APUR_v2.2.1, whole genome shotgun sequence genomic DNA contains:
- the LOC144477401 gene encoding ubiquitin domain-containing protein UBFD1 isoform X1 has product MNYLCLGAAKSESNDNCCNITPCSELVSNTNSNETTSTEIKDSIPKCEILDTQLKDNDMTDLQDPPQENIDFKVIYNKQRINVNFSLDGTVAQLKAYLQNIISVPQAMQKVMIKGLAKDDQTLRSLGVTKGAKVMVVGSKLDDVLAVSIPTKQDLSDEAASTASKEPLSQQKMHRKVLDKGIPEDVMPGILDSKEPLPEYPLAGMLNKSGGKVRLTFKLEQDQLWIGTKERTDKIPMNSVKGVHSEPIHDHPQYHIMAIQLGTTEASRYWIYWVPAQYISAIKDAILGKWCYF; this is encoded by the exons AATTCTAACGAAACCACGTCCACAGAAATAAAAGACTCAATACCAAAATGTGAAATTCTTGATACACAATTAAAAGATAATGACATGACTGATTTGCAAGATCCGCCCCAAGAGAACATAGACTTTAAagtgatttataataaacagcGGATTAATGTGAATTTTTCACTTGATGGAACTGTTGCGCAATTGAAAGCATACCTCCAAAACATTATATCTGTGCCACAAGCAATGCAAAAAGTTATGATTAAAGGATTAGCTAAGGATGATCAAACATTAAGAAGTCTAGGGGTCACAAAAG GTGCCAAGGTCATGGTAGTAGGATCAAAGTTAGATGATGTGTTGGCTGTATCAATTCCAACAAAGCAAGATCTCTCAGATGAAGCTGCATCTACAGCAAGCAAAGAACCTTTGTCCCAACAAAAAATGCATAGGAAAGTTTTAGATAAAGGTATTCCAGAAGATGTAATGCCTGGTATATTAGATAGCAag GAACCTCTACCAGAATATCCATTGGCTGgcatgttaaataaatctgGTGGTAAAGTTAGACTAACATTTAAATTGGAGCAGGACCAACTATGGATTGGTACAAAAGAAAGAACAGACAAAATACCTATGAACTCTGTAAAAGGTGTACATAGTGAACCTATACATGATCACCCACAGTACCACATTATG gcTATCCAACTAGGCACAACAGAAGCTTCAAGGTATTGGATATATTGGGTCCCTGCGCAATACATATCGGCTATAAAAGATGCTATTCTGGGCAAATGGTGCTATTTCTGA
- the LOC144477401 gene encoding ubiquitin domain-containing protein UBFD1 isoform X2 has translation MEYVGAAKSESNDNCCNITPCSELVSNTNSNETTSTEIKDSIPKCEILDTQLKDNDMTDLQDPPQENIDFKVIYNKQRINVNFSLDGTVAQLKAYLQNIISVPQAMQKVMIKGLAKDDQTLRSLGVTKGAKVMVVGSKLDDVLAVSIPTKQDLSDEAASTASKEPLSQQKMHRKVLDKGIPEDVMPGILDSKEPLPEYPLAGMLNKSGGKVRLTFKLEQDQLWIGTKERTDKIPMNSVKGVHSEPIHDHPQYHIMAIQLGTTEASRYWIYWVPAQYISAIKDAILGKWCYF, from the exons AATTCTAACGAAACCACGTCCACAGAAATAAAAGACTCAATACCAAAATGTGAAATTCTTGATACACAATTAAAAGATAATGACATGACTGATTTGCAAGATCCGCCCCAAGAGAACATAGACTTTAAagtgatttataataaacagcGGATTAATGTGAATTTTTCACTTGATGGAACTGTTGCGCAATTGAAAGCATACCTCCAAAACATTATATCTGTGCCACAAGCAATGCAAAAAGTTATGATTAAAGGATTAGCTAAGGATGATCAAACATTAAGAAGTCTAGGGGTCACAAAAG GTGCCAAGGTCATGGTAGTAGGATCAAAGTTAGATGATGTGTTGGCTGTATCAATTCCAACAAAGCAAGATCTCTCAGATGAAGCTGCATCTACAGCAAGCAAAGAACCTTTGTCCCAACAAAAAATGCATAGGAAAGTTTTAGATAAAGGTATTCCAGAAGATGTAATGCCTGGTATATTAGATAGCAag GAACCTCTACCAGAATATCCATTGGCTGgcatgttaaataaatctgGTGGTAAAGTTAGACTAACATTTAAATTGGAGCAGGACCAACTATGGATTGGTACAAAAGAAAGAACAGACAAAATACCTATGAACTCTGTAAAAGGTGTACATAGTGAACCTATACATGATCACCCACAGTACCACATTATG gcTATCCAACTAGGCACAACAGAAGCTTCAAGGTATTGGATATATTGGGTCCCTGCGCAATACATATCGGCTATAAAAGATGCTATTCTGGGCAAATGGTGCTATTTCTGA